The DNA region TGGAGCACAACATCCCGTTCCTGGCCGCGCTGATGGCCCATCCGCGTTTCATCGAAGGCCGCCTGACCACCAACTTCATCGCCGAGGAGTTCCCCGAGGGCTTCAAGGGCCGGACGCCGGGCCGGGCGGAGCTGGGCCGCGTGCTGGCCGTCGCAACGCATGTGCACCGGCTGCGCAGCGAACTGGCGCGGACCATCTCCGGGCAGATGCCGGGGAACGTGCACCGCGTGCGCGACGATTGGGTGGCCCGCGTCGACCGGACCAACCACCCCATCCGCATCGTCCCGGACAATGGCGGGTACGCGGTCTCCATCGACGGGGACACGCTGCACCTGCGCAGCGACTGGCAGCCGGGCCAACCGCTGTGGGTCGGCTCGATCGACGGGCAGCAGGTGGCGATCCAGGTCGATATGGCCGGCAGCGGCTACCGCCTGTTCCATGCGGGCGCGATCCTGGGCGTGGAGGTGCTGACGCCGAACGCGGCGAAGCTCGCCGACCTGATGCCCGTCAAGGTGCCGCCGGACCTGTCCAAGTTCCTGCTGTCGCCCATGCCGGGCCTGCTCGTTTCGGTGGCGGTGAAGCCGGGCGACGAGGTGAAGGCGGGGCAGGAGCTGGCCGTCGTCGAGGCCATGAAGATGGAGAACATCCTGCGTGCCGATGCCGACGGCGTGGTGTCGAAGGTGCATGCGAACCCCGGCGACAGCCTGGCCGTGGACCAGCCGATCGTGGAGTTCGCCTGACCCGTTCCGTTACCCGGTCGGACCGATGGGGGGCGCAGGGGGGTGGGGCGTGTGAACGCGGCGGCCGGTCCCCCGGTTTTACGACCGTGCGCGACCGGACGAACACGGACATCCTGGGCAATGCTGGACCTCACGCCCGAAATCTTCACCATGACCGAGATCGTCTACCGCCTGGGCACCGCGACCCTGCTGGGCATGGTGTTGGGGGTGGACCGCGAGGTTCGCGGCTTCGTCAGCGGTATGCGCACGCACGCGCTGGTCGCCGTCAGTTCGGCTGCGATCACCCTATCCGCGCTGATGATCTTCGAAGCCGTGCGGGCAACGGAGGGCGAGCCGGGTGTGGATCCGCTGCGCGTGATCCAGGGCTTGGCGCAGGCGATCGGCTTCATCGCGGCGGGCGGCATCTTCGTCTCCCAGGGGAGTGTGCGGAACCTGACCACGGCGGCCAACCTCTGGCTGGCCGCGTCGGTCGGTATCGCCGCGGGGGCCGCGCAGTACGGATTGGCCGTGATCGGGACGGGACTCGGCGTATTCATCGTGACGGTGGTCTGGCTGGCGGAACTGCTTCTGCCCTGGTCCCCCAAGTCGCGTGAGGATTGATTGGAGCGAGCCGATGCCCGGTGACCCGGTCTGCCACCTGGAAACGCGAAGGGTCGTTCGCGCGGTGATCCGCGGCAAGGTCCAGGGCGTGTGGTATCGCGGCTGGACGGTGGAGCAGGCGACGGCACGCGGGCTCGGCGGATGGGTGCGCAATCGGGCGGACGGTTCCGTGGAGGCCGTGTTCGCCGGCCCGGCACCGGTCGTGGACGAGATGCTGGCCCTATGCCGCGAGGGGCCGCCGGCAGCACGCGTGGACGCCGTCGAGACCCATCCGGACCTTGATCCGGGCGAGGGTCCGTTCACGCAGCGCCCGACCCTCTGACGCTCGTGCCCGCGGGCAGGGGGCCTGTCGCCCGTACGCTTGACGCCGGGCTTGGGCCGCCCCGTGCCGCTGCGCTACACTGCCGCCATGGCCACGGACAAAACCGCCGATTTGCGTGAACAGCTCGTCGCCCTGATCGGGGCGGTGCGCAGTCGCCTCGACCCGGATACGCTCGAAGCGGCGGAAGGGTTCGCGCGCGCCGCCCAGGCCGAGGGGCAGGGCAAGGTCCTTTACGACCGGGAAACCGCGCGCGAGGCCGTGCGCCTGTTCCTGGCGACCAAGCAGGGCGATCCCCGCTTCAAGGCTAAGCTCGCGGAAGCGCTGAAACGCCCATTGCCGCCGGAGTGACCGGCCCGGGTCTGGCGGCCGGCCGCACCGGGGCATCCGCCAGGATCGTGCGGTTCCGGCCGGCGCGCTTGGCTTCGTACAACGCCTCGTCGGCCCGGTGCAGCAGTTGCTCCACCCCGATATCGTGCGGATCCAGCACGGCCGCACCGATGCTGGTGGTTATCCGCAGCGCCGTGCCGCGCACGGGGATGCAGAGCATCCGCACCGCCGCATGGATGCGGTCCGCGGTCGCGATGGCGCCGTCCGCGTCGGTGTGGGGCAGTAGAATCGCGAATTCCTCTCCGCCCAGACGCCCGAACACATCCGTCTGGCGCAGCAGGCGCTGCGTGCACGCCGTCACCGCACGCAGCACGTCGTCGCCGGTGGCATGGCCGTGGGTGTCGTTGATCGCC from Azospirillaceae bacterium includes:
- a CDS encoding MgtC/SapB family protein, coding for MLDLTPEIFTMTEIVYRLGTATLLGMVLGVDREVRGFVSGMRTHALVAVSSAAITLSALMIFEAVRATEGEPGVDPLRVIQGLAQAIGFIAAGGIFVSQGSVRNLTTAANLWLAASVGIAAGAAQYGLAVIGTGLGVFIVTVVWLAELLLPWSPKSRED
- a CDS encoding acylphosphatase, translated to MPGDPVCHLETRRVVRAVIRGKVQGVWYRGWTVEQATARGLGGWVRNRADGSVEAVFAGPAPVVDEMLALCREGPPAARVDAVETHPDLDPGEGPFTQRPTL